Proteins encoded by one window of Glycine soja cultivar W05 chromosome 15, ASM419377v2, whole genome shotgun sequence:
- the LOC114386428 gene encoding probable F-box protein At4g22030 yields the protein MASIQTSTLLSHTSMSSKKIHAAIHVPKKLSRVDVSAPKLRTIKQAEELKPKDTSLMLEKKSFNSTISHDIGEQQHSTNPNALIQLYAILEAVADRVEMHDNIGEQRDNWNTLLFNSINMITLTATTMAGVAATCGAGAPLLALKLSSALLFSAATGMSLIMNKIQPSQLTEEQRNASRLFRNLQSEIETTLALGNNPTEEDVKGAMEKVLALDKAFPLPLLGAMLEKFPKKFEPAVWWPSKPYEGKGKSESAVHLKEVNTGETYPWTPTQRMGKMNGWSEELEMELREVVEVVKRKDSEDYERLGNMVLKVNKTLAIAGPLLTGIAAAGTAFIGNNGSWGALVPLMAGSLASAVNSFEHGGQVGMVFEMYRASGGFFKMLETSLESTLEEEDLERRENGELFEMKMALKLGRSVSQLRELASKSTSYRMEGVLDIDEFASKLF from the coding sequence ATGGCTTCCATACAAACCTCAACCCTACTTTCTCATACTTCCATGTCTTCAAAGAAAATACATGCCGCAATCCACGTTCCAAAGAAACTCTCAAGAGTGGATGTTTCAGCCCCAAAGTTACGCACCATAAAGCAGGCAGAGGAATTAAAACCCAAAGACACAAGTCTAATGTTAGAAAAGAAGAGTTTCAACAGCACAATATCACATGATATTGGTGAACAACAGCATTCTACAAACCCTAACGCGCTTATTCAACTCTACGCAATCTTGGAAGCTGTAGCTGATAGAGTTGAAATGCACGACAACATTGGCGAGCAACGTGACAACTGGAACACGTTGCTCTTCAACTCCATCAACATGATTACACTCACTGCCACAACCATGGCTGGTGTTGCAGCCACGTGCGGTGCAGGTGCACCTCTTTTGGCTCTGAAGCTATCTTCTGCTCTTTTGTTTTCAGCAGCCACGGGGATGTCACTCATCATGAACAAGATCCAACCCTCTCAACTCACGGAGGAACAGCGCAACGCTTCTAGGTTGTTTAGGAACCTTCAGAGCGAAATAGAAACCACACTTGCACTCGGGAATAACCCTACGGAGGAAGATGTGAAGGGTGCAATGGAGAAGGTTTTGGCGCTCGACAAGGCTTTCCCACTTCCCTTGTTGGGAGCAATGCTTGAGAAATTCCCTAAGAAGTTTGAGCCAGCTGTGTGGTGGCCTTCTAAACCCTACGAGGGAAAAGGAAAGTCAGAGAGTGCTGTGCATCTGAAGGAGGTAAACACCGGAGAGACTTACCCTTGGACTCCAACACAGAGAATGGGAAAGATGAATGGATGGAGTGAAGAACTAGAAATGGAACTGAGGGAGGTTGTTGAAGTGGTGAAGAGAAAAGACAGTGAGGACTATGAGAGGCTTGGAAACATGGTTTTGAAGGTAAACAAGACTTTGGCCATTGCAGGGCCTTTGCTCACAGGAATTGCAGCTGCAGGAACTGCATTTATAGGCAATAATGGTTCTTGGGGAGCATTGGTGCCTCTCATGGCTGGGTCATTGGCTTCAGCAGTTAACAGCTTTGAGCATGGAGGGCAAGTAGGCATGGTTTTTGAAATGTACAGAGCCTCTGGGGGATTCTTCAAGATGTTggaaacttctcttgaatcaaCTTTGGAAGAGGAAGATTTGGAGAGAAGGGAAAATGGGGAACTCTTTGAAATGAAGATGGCTTTGAAGTTGGGAAGGAGTGTGTCACAACTGAGGGAACTTGCTTCTAAATCAACTTCGTATCGCATGGAAGGAGTTCTTGACATAGACGAATTTGCCAGCAAACTTTTCTGA